Proteins encoded in a region of the Rickettsia bellii RML369-C genome:
- the ybeY gene encoding rRNA maturation RNase YbeY, translating to MINVEIIKNYSKWREHKQINKALIKKITQKTLSQFDNFSEIKQFELSILLTNNEEILTLNKQFRNIEKATNVLSFPANELNWQDLRFSGNEIASSNKPIILENLGDSDYMHLGDIAFCHDVIYNESYEQQKTFENHFIHLLIHSILHLIGFDHQNDTETKIMENLEIEILAHFGISSPYLLIK from the coding sequence ATGATAAACGTAGAGATTATAAAAAACTACAGCAAGTGGCGTGAGCATAAGCAAATAAATAAGGCTTTGATTAAAAAAATTACTCAAAAAACCTTATCACAATTTGATAATTTTAGTGAAATAAAGCAATTCGAACTATCAATTTTGCTAACAAATAACGAAGAAATATTGACCTTAAACAAGCAATTTCGTAATATAGAAAAAGCAACCAACGTTCTTTCTTTTCCTGCTAATGAATTAAATTGGCAAGATTTGCGTTTTAGCGGTAACGAAATAGCTTCTAGTAATAAGCCTATTATCCTTGAAAATTTAGGGGATTCTGATTATATGCATTTAGGAGACATAGCATTTTGCCATGATGTAATATATAATGAATCATACGAACAACAAAAAACTTTTGAGAATCACTTTATTCATCTTTTAATACATAGTATTTTACACTTAATCGGGTTCGATCATCAAAATGACACAGAAACAAAGATCATGGAAAATCTAGAAATCGAGATACTAGCACATTTCGGTATATCCTCCCCTTATTTATTAATTAAATAA
- the tlyC gene encoding hemolysin C, with protein MLKSSKKEDDSKKNHDNKSIFHLRKLFSPIKSLFSNKVPDDFFSVIKRLKTNSQKMTLDERNILANLLKLKGKTIEDIMVPRSDIAAIKLTTNIEELNESIKVKIPHTRTLIYDGTLDNIVGFIHIKDLFKALVTKQNFRLKKLIRKHIIAAPSMKLLDLLAKMRREKTHIAIVIDEYGGTDGLVTIEDVMEALVGRIDDEHDQKSEYDNYKVINNSTIISNARVEVEVLEEIIGEKLKDDDDEFDTISGLVLTKMGNVPAVGTKINVSENIEIEVTDANPRSLKQVKITLKNSLKRAKSS; from the coding sequence ATGTTAAAATCTTCAAAAAAAGAAGATGACAGTAAAAAGAATCACGATAATAAGTCAATTTTTCATTTGCGGAAATTATTCTCACCGATAAAATCTTTATTTTCAAATAAAGTACCGGATGATTTTTTTAGCGTTATAAAACGTCTAAAAACTAATAGTCAGAAAATGACTTTAGATGAACGTAATATTTTAGCTAATTTGCTAAAATTAAAAGGCAAAACCATTGAAGACATAATGGTACCACGCTCTGATATTGCGGCAATAAAACTTACTACAAATATAGAAGAATTAAACGAATCTATTAAGGTAAAAATTCCGCATACCAGAACTCTAATATATGATGGTACTTTGGATAATATAGTTGGTTTTATTCACATCAAAGATCTATTTAAAGCATTAGTTACGAAACAAAATTTTCGCTTAAAAAAGCTAATACGTAAGCATATAATCGCTGCTCCCTCTATGAAGTTATTGGATTTGCTTGCAAAAATGCGTCGTGAGAAAACTCATATTGCTATAGTTATTGATGAGTATGGCGGTACTGATGGATTAGTTACGATTGAAGATGTTATGGAAGCATTAGTTGGGCGAATCGATGATGAGCATGATCAGAAATCAGAGTATGATAACTATAAGGTCATTAATAACTCAACAATTATTTCAAACGCACGTGTTGAAGTGGAAGTGCTTGAAGAAATAATCGGCGAAAAGCTAAAAGACGATGATGATGAGTTCGATACTATAAGCGGTTTAGTGCTTACGAAAATGGGCAATGTTCCGGCGGTGGGTACTAAAATAAATGTTTCAGAAAATATTGAAATTGAAGTAACGGATGCAAATCCTCGCTCATTAAAGCAAGTCAAGATTACGCTTAAAAATAGTTTAAAACGTGCTAAATCATCTTAA
- the glyA gene encoding serine hydroxymethyltransferase: MNIFNNKLQEIDKGIFEIIKHEKTRQNSVIELIASENFVSPAVLEAQGSVLTNKYAEGYSGKRFYNGCEEVDKAENLAIERAKKLFNCKYANVQPHSGSQANQAVYLALMQPGDTVLGMSLDSGGHLTHGSTANMSGKWFNAVSYSVDKETYLIDYDEVERLAILHKPKLLIAGFSAYPRNLDFAKFREIADKVGAYLMADIAHIAGLVAAGEHQSPIPHAHIVTSTTNKTLRGPRGGLILSNDEEIGKKINSALFPGLQGGPLMHIIAAKAVAFLESLQPEYKSYIKQVIINAKALAGSLQERGYDILTGGTDNHIVLVDLRKDGITGKIAANSLDRAGITCNKNAIPFDKTSPFITSGIRLGTPACTTRGFKEKDFVLVGHLIADILDGLKNSEDNSKAEQKVLSEVTKLIKLFPFYD, encoded by the coding sequence ATGAACATTTTTAATAATAAATTACAAGAAATAGATAAAGGAATTTTCGAAATAATTAAGCATGAAAAAACCCGTCAAAATAGTGTGATTGAGCTTATTGCCTCTGAGAATTTCGTAAGTCCTGCGGTGCTTGAAGCTCAAGGATCGGTACTAACTAATAAATATGCTGAAGGATATTCAGGTAAGCGTTTTTATAATGGCTGTGAAGAAGTAGATAAAGCCGAAAATTTGGCGATAGAGCGAGCAAAAAAGCTATTTAACTGTAAATATGCCAACGTGCAACCTCATTCCGGTTCGCAAGCAAATCAAGCTGTATACCTTGCTTTAATGCAGCCGGGTGATACTGTACTTGGTATGTCTTTAGATAGCGGTGGGCATTTAACGCATGGCTCAACTGCTAATATGTCAGGTAAGTGGTTTAATGCAGTTTCTTATAGCGTCGATAAAGAGACTTACTTAATTGATTATGATGAAGTTGAACGCTTAGCAATTTTACACAAACCAAAATTGCTTATAGCTGGTTTTTCAGCTTACCCACGCAATCTTGATTTTGCTAAATTCAGAGAAATAGCTGATAAGGTAGGAGCATATCTTATGGCTGATATTGCTCATATTGCGGGGTTAGTTGCGGCAGGTGAGCATCAAAGCCCTATTCCACACGCTCATATTGTTACCTCAACTACCAATAAAACACTTAGAGGACCAAGGGGTGGCTTAATTTTGTCTAACGATGAAGAGATAGGCAAAAAAATAAATTCTGCTTTATTCCCGGGTTTGCAAGGTGGTCCATTAATGCATATAATAGCAGCAAAAGCTGTAGCATTTTTAGAAAGCTTGCAGCCGGAATATAAAAGCTATATAAAACAAGTTATAATTAATGCCAAAGCTTTAGCCGGTAGCCTGCAAGAGCGAGGATATGATATATTAACAGGTGGCACTGATAATCATATTGTGCTAGTGGATTTACGAAAAGACGGCATTACCGGTAAAATTGCTGCTAATTCTTTAGATAGAGCAGGTATTACTTGCAATAAAAATGCTATTCCTTTTGATAAAACTTCGCCTTTTATTACTTCAGGTATTAGGCTTGGCACACCAGCTTGCACTACTAGAGGGTTTAAGGAAAAAGATTTTGTGCTAGTTGGTCATTTAATAGCTGATATTTTAGATGGCTTAAAGAATAGCGAAGATAATAGCAAAGCTGAGCAGAAAGTGTTAAGCGAAGTAACAAAATTAATTAAATTATTTCCGTTTTATGACTAA
- a CDS encoding dienelactone hydrolase family protein, translating into MNKNFEYPEIASLEQPAKKLVVLLHGVGSDGHDLIGLVPYIKDDLPDCHFISPHGIEPYDMAPYGRQWFSLQDRSPDNISKLLVKNISKLDDIIKQKQEELNLTNKDTIIIGFSQGTMIGLYLTLIQKEPFYCTVGFSGALIPPAEINNKTTPICLIHGELDDVVSVNEMYNASHYLSKYHIPHSGHKLTRLSHSIDGRGIEIAVNFICHTVA; encoded by the coding sequence ATGAATAAAAACTTTGAATATCCTGAAATAGCAAGTTTAGAACAGCCAGCAAAAAAATTGGTAGTATTGCTGCATGGTGTCGGTTCGGACGGTCACGATTTAATAGGATTAGTCCCTTATATTAAAGACGATTTACCAGATTGTCATTTTATTTCGCCGCATGGCATCGAGCCTTATGATATGGCTCCATATGGCAGACAATGGTTTAGTTTACAGGATCGTAGCCCTGATAATATATCTAAGCTTCTGGTAAAAAATATTTCTAAGCTAGACGATATCATAAAGCAAAAGCAGGAAGAGCTAAATTTAACTAATAAAGATACGATAATTATCGGATTTTCTCAAGGTACTATGATCGGGTTATATTTAACTCTCATTCAAAAAGAGCCGTTTTATTGTACTGTAGGTTTTTCGGGTGCATTAATTCCGCCTGCTGAGATTAATAATAAGACCACGCCTATATGCTTGATTCATGGAGAGCTGGATGATGTAGTAAGTGTTAATGAAATGTATAACGCCTCGCATTATTTATCCAAATATCATATACCTCATAGTGGGCATAAATTAACGAGACTTAGCCATTCAATAGATGGTAGAGGGATTGAGATTGCTGTTAATTTTATATGTCATACCGTGGCTTGA
- the lipA gene encoding lipoyl synthase: MSKRPDWIKVKAPNSSEYYNTKDLIKNLKLNTVCEEAACPNIGECWSKKHATVMILGSVCTRACRFCNVKTGRPDLLDPHEPQRLAEAVQKLGLKHVVITSVDRDDLEDGGATHFAECISEIRKSSPNTTIEILTPDFLRKDGAAEIIANAKPDVFNHNVETVPSLYNTIRPGARYYNSLSLLHNIKKLSPEVFTKSGMMVGLGEEISEVVQVMDDLREAKVDFLTIGQYLQPTKNHAEVAKYVTPEEFKYLERVARTKGFLMVSASPLTRSSYHADEDFEKLKENYRHRHCEERRSIDVAIS, encoded by the coding sequence ATGTCTAAAAGACCTGATTGGATAAAGGTTAAAGCTCCTAACTCTTCAGAGTATTATAATACAAAAGATTTAATCAAAAATCTAAAGTTAAATACTGTGTGCGAAGAAGCGGCTTGCCCTAATATCGGTGAATGCTGGTCAAAGAAACATGCAACTGTGATGATCTTAGGTTCTGTTTGTACTAGAGCTTGCAGATTTTGTAACGTTAAAACTGGCAGACCGGATTTACTTGATCCGCATGAACCACAAAGGCTAGCGGAAGCAGTACAAAAGCTGGGTCTTAAGCATGTAGTAATTACTTCGGTTGATCGTGATGATTTAGAAGACGGCGGAGCTACGCATTTTGCTGAGTGTATTAGTGAAATTCGCAAATCTTCACCAAATACCACTATCGAGATTTTAACCCCTGATTTCTTAAGGAAAGACGGAGCAGCGGAAATAATAGCGAACGCAAAACCTGATGTTTTTAACCATAATGTTGAGACTGTCCCGTCTTTATATAACACGATTAGACCAGGAGCTAGATATTATAACTCTCTAAGTTTACTCCATAACATTAAAAAACTATCACCAGAAGTTTTCACAAAATCCGGTATGATGGTAGGGCTTGGGGAAGAAATCAGCGAAGTAGTGCAAGTTATGGATGATCTAAGAGAAGCAAAGGTTGATTTTCTAACTATTGGGCAGTATTTGCAGCCTACAAAGAATCACGCAGAAGTGGCAAAATACGTTACCCCTGAAGAGTTTAAATATTTAGAGCGAGTAGCACGCACAAAAGGATTTTTGATGGTTTCCGCAAGCCCCCTAACCCGCTCTTCATACCATGCTGACGAGGATTTTGAGAAGTTAAAGGAAAATTATAGGCATCGTCATTGCGAGGAAAGGCGAAGCATTGACGTGGCAATCTCATAA